In Gadus macrocephalus chromosome 4, ASM3116895v1, the following proteins share a genomic window:
- the LOC132454969 gene encoding macrophage mannose receptor 1-like, with amino-acid sequence MQETILLFCLSGLFLRHHALPPIKSYYYVDQKLSWTDAQQHCRERNGDLATVDNVADIQHLQESRTGFNYDDDFMWIGLYDDRTRWKWSLGDQDYKVGQNYGTWLGNNPDFSGNKENCTTMYYNGSWMDKSCDARFSATCFDDEEPHYILVPNPMTWYEALQYCRSHYTDLASVSNAAENEKVLAPQPFETWIGLHRYPWSHWSDGSSATFFNWGAGEPNSSEGPIAPRCVKMTVNSGHFFDEECGLLYNFACQGNLKQRSTFKIKISSEADMTDPEVGRQILEQLHAKLAEVGVTGTNISWVLKDGQVFHKDQPSKT; translated from the exons ATGCAGGAGACCATACTGCTGTTTTGTCTTTCAG GGCTCTTCCTGAGGCACCATGCCTTGCCTCCTATCAAATCCTACTACTACGTGGACCAGAAGCTGAGCTGGACCGATGCTCAGCAACACTGCAGGGAGCGGAATGGGGACCTGGCCACCGTAGACAACGTAGCGGACATCCAGCACCTGCAAGAGTCCAGAACGGGCTTTAATTACGACGACGACTTCATGTGGATCGGACTTTATGATGACCGCACCCGTTGGAAGTGGTCCCTCGGAGACCAGGACTATAAAGTTGGCCAAAACTATGGAACGTGGCTCGGAAATAACCCAGACTTCAGTGGGAACAAAGAGAATTGTACAACTATGTACTATAATGGTAGCTGGATGGATAAGTCGTGCGACGCGCGATTTAGTGCAACTTGCTTTGATG ATGAAGAGCCTCACTACATCTTGGTCCCAAACCCAATGACTTGGTACGAGGCGTTGCAATACTGCCGGTCTCACTACACTGACCTGGCCAGTGTGAGCAACGCGGCTGAGAACGAGAAAGTATTGGCACCTCAGCCATTTGAAACATGGATTGGTCTCCACAGATATCCGTGGTCCCACTGGTCTGATGGAAGTAGTGCCACCTTCTTTAATTGGGGAGCAGGTGAACCAAACAGCTCTGAAGGCCCCATTGCTCCACGTTGTGTAAAAATGACCGTCAACTCAGGGCATTTTTTTGATGAGGAATGTGGACTTTTGTATAACTTCGCCTGCCAGGGAAATCTGAAGCAACGGTCAACCTTCAAGATAAAGATCAGCTCTGAAGCAGACATGACGGATCCTGAGGTGGGACGCCAGATTTTGGAACAG CTCCATGCCAAACTGGCCGAGGTGGGTGTGACTGGTACAAATATCAGCTGGGTTCTCAAGGACGGACAGGTGTTTCACAAGGACCAGCCCAGCAAGACATGA